A genome region from Crossiella equi includes the following:
- a CDS encoding TIGR02678 family protein → MSRKPSGIAILDELSDIDAANVTRCARVLLRRPLLRADGPDGDLLPLVFRHRNALHDLFASLLGYRLVVQRRYARLYKGGPGADPTRGETGLSPRGYAYVALTMAALTGVGRQVLLSRLVSEVRAAAVEAGIEVVDDLGDRRALTAALRHLLALGVITETEGSVATWAGDSLTEALITVDTDVLGHLLAGPVGEVDTPEELIAKAAEAGPAGMDQTTEHAVRRKLVENPVVLHADLPGEQAVWLRKHQRRESLLLDRAFGLVTEARLEGIAVTDPEEYLTDLAFPASGTVARVALLALPELLTENEPREDGRHPVSRQHLQRICEGLVESYPAAWSKQATEDIDGLVDEVLELLVNTGLARWEEPDWLIAPVAHRWVPEPDDTPGSGSAAQEKEVAPPPPASWSLFDEEEPA, encoded by the coding sequence GTGAGCCGCAAACCCAGCGGGATCGCCATCCTGGACGAGCTCTCCGACATCGACGCGGCCAACGTCACCCGCTGCGCGCGGGTGCTGCTGCGCCGCCCGCTGCTGCGCGCCGACGGCCCGGACGGCGACCTGCTGCCCCTGGTCTTCCGGCACCGCAACGCCCTGCACGACCTGTTCGCCTCGCTGCTCGGCTACCGCCTCGTGGTGCAGCGCCGCTACGCCCGGCTGTACAAGGGCGGTCCCGGCGCCGACCCCACCCGGGGCGAGACCGGCCTGTCCCCGCGCGGGTACGCCTACGTCGCCTTGACCATGGCCGCGCTCACCGGCGTCGGCCGCCAGGTGCTGCTGTCCCGGCTGGTCAGCGAGGTCCGCGCGGCCGCGGTGGAGGCGGGCATCGAGGTGGTGGATGACCTCGGCGACCGCCGCGCGCTGACCGCCGCGCTGCGGCACCTGCTCGCGCTGGGCGTGATCACCGAGACCGAGGGCTCGGTGGCCACCTGGGCGGGCGACTCGCTCACCGAGGCCCTGATCACCGTGGACACCGACGTGCTCGGGCACCTGCTGGCCGGACCGGTCGGCGAGGTGGACACCCCCGAGGAGCTGATCGCCAAGGCCGCCGAGGCCGGGCCCGCCGGGATGGACCAGACCACCGAGCACGCGGTGCGCCGCAAGCTCGTGGAGAACCCGGTGGTGCTGCACGCCGACCTGCCCGGCGAGCAGGCGGTGTGGCTGCGCAAGCACCAGCGCCGCGAGTCGCTGCTGCTGGACCGGGCGTTCGGCCTGGTCACCGAGGCCCGGCTGGAGGGCATCGCGGTCACCGACCCCGAGGAGTACCTCACCGACCTGGCCTTCCCCGCAAGCGGCACGGTCGCCCGCGTGGCGCTGCTGGCGCTGCCCGAGCTGCTGACCGAGAACGAGCCGCGCGAGGACGGGCGCCACCCGGTCTCCCGGCAGCACCTGCAACGCATCTGCGAAGGGCTGGTCGAGTCCTACCCGGCCGCCTGGTCCAAGCAGGCCACCGAGGACATCGACGGGCTGGTCGACGAGGTGCTGGAACTGCTGGTCAACACCGGCCTGGCGCGCTGGGAGGAGCCGGACTGGCTCATCGCCCCGGTCGCGCACCGGTGGGTACCGGAACCCGATGACACACCGGGCAGCGGCAGTGCTGCCCAGGAGAAGGAAGTAGCACCGCCGCCGCCCGCGAGCTGGTCGCTCTTCGATGAGGAGGAACCCGCGTGA
- a CDS encoding DUF2397 domain-containing protein, with the protein MTPGEADEGRLRLYSYLNAEHTRTYVAIMRLFTATLLPDLSPNEVAAALKPLEREGRLDIGESDPDTVADRLKRLKDWGNLVQGRRETIAASIAEFVRGAFRYQINKLAVRVQRDVDELLRVPEGAREVSRELLPAIERGLSKLGGTLSQAIVAERQAPGSIGAKRAKEELAEQVTTLFLQHAELAVTVRDFYAYLGQVVTRFHLDPEEISGFRNLLVEYIQMVVEDVLRHTPAIAESLAGLAGAREELLRLLGPTDRLGVAVERGRGRSEADWRELTDWFVDRPGRPSQVTALREATARAIGSLLASVKRATAGGGLLPSRRAELLQLAGWLDAAGPHRSHELYAAAFGLYSARHLLPAPEHDGDDEHTPWRDGPVVDVTVSVRSRGDRGARGRASRILDDPMLQETLLAQAREADRQRAGAIAELTAAAPRLAESNLSPHALEVLCELLTMAMAQRERDTDTGSAADPVHGLRLTINHVPDQVTTIATSGGVLTLHNSTVSLGAQQ; encoded by the coding sequence GTGACTCCTGGCGAAGCGGACGAGGGCCGCCTCCGGCTCTACTCCTACCTGAACGCGGAGCACACCCGCACGTACGTGGCCATCATGCGGCTGTTCACCGCGACCCTGCTGCCCGACCTCTCGCCCAACGAGGTCGCCGCCGCGCTCAAACCGCTGGAGCGCGAGGGGCGCCTGGACATCGGCGAGTCCGACCCGGACACCGTCGCCGACCGGCTCAAACGGCTCAAGGACTGGGGCAACCTGGTGCAGGGCCGCCGGGAGACCATCGCGGCCAGCATCGCCGAGTTCGTGCGCGGGGCGTTCCGGTACCAGATCAACAAGCTCGCGGTGCGCGTACAGCGCGACGTGGACGAGCTGCTCCGGGTGCCCGAGGGCGCCCGCGAGGTCTCCCGCGAGCTGCTGCCCGCCATCGAACGCGGCCTGAGCAAGCTCGGCGGCACGTTGTCGCAGGCCATCGTGGCCGAACGGCAGGCACCGGGCTCGATCGGCGCGAAGCGGGCCAAGGAGGAGCTGGCCGAGCAGGTCACCACGCTGTTCCTCCAGCACGCCGAGCTCGCGGTCACCGTGCGTGACTTCTACGCCTACCTCGGGCAGGTGGTCACCCGGTTCCACCTCGACCCCGAGGAGATCTCCGGCTTCCGCAACCTGCTCGTCGAGTACATCCAGATGGTCGTGGAGGACGTGCTGCGGCACACCCCGGCCATCGCCGAGTCCCTGGCCGGGCTGGCCGGGGCCCGCGAGGAGCTGCTGCGCCTGCTCGGGCCCACCGACCGGCTCGGCGTCGCGGTGGAACGCGGCCGAGGCCGCTCGGAGGCGGACTGGCGGGAGCTGACCGACTGGTTCGTGGACCGGCCGGGCCGCCCCAGCCAGGTCACCGCGCTGCGCGAGGCCACCGCCCGCGCCATCGGCTCGCTGCTGGCCAGCGTCAAGCGCGCCACCGCGGGCGGCGGCCTGCTGCCCAGCCGCCGGGCCGAGCTGCTCCAGCTCGCGGGCTGGCTGGACGCGGCCGGACCACACCGCTCGCACGAGCTCTACGCCGCCGCGTTCGGCCTGTACTCCGCCCGGCACCTGCTGCCCGCGCCCGAGCACGACGGCGACGACGAGCACACCCCGTGGCGGGACGGCCCGGTGGTGGACGTGACGGTGTCCGTGCGCAGCCGGGGCGACCGCGGGGCCCGCGGCCGGGCCTCGCGCATCCTGGACGACCCGATGCTCCAGGAGACCCTGCTCGCGCAGGCCCGGGAGGCCGACCGGCAGCGCGCCGGGGCCATCGCCGAGCTGACCGCCGCCGCGCCCAGGCTGGCCGAGAGCAACCTCTCGCCGCACGCCCTGGAGGTGCTGTGCGAGCTGCTCACCATGGCCATGGCCCAGCGGGAACGCGATACCGACACCGGCTCGGCCGCCGACCCCGTGCACGGGCTGCGGCTGACCATCAACCACGTCCCCGACCAGGTGACGACGATCGCCACATCGGGTGGAGTGCTGACCCTGCACAACTCGACCGTGTCCCTGGGGGCGCAGCAGTGA
- a CDS encoding cobalamin biosynthesis protein — translation MSGAARAIGLLLGAAADVVVGDPRRGHPVAAFGTVASGLEKLLYRDARLPGVVHVVLLTGGVVLVGVGARRLGARSPVLEAATTAVATWAVLGGCSLATEGTLMGRALDAGDLAAARERLPNLCGRDPESLNTMGLARATVESVAENTSDAQVAPLFWGAVAGVPGLLFYRAVNTLDAMVGHRSPRYRNFGWAAARLDDVVNLIPSRLSAVLTALGAPVVGGSAKHAWRTWRLDASAHPSPNAGQVEAAFAGALEIRLGGRTVYKHGAEERPVLGDGRNPDAGHVTRAVELSRVVGVLAAVVSAAVAVAVGGLRHRRRGGRDGQ, via the coding sequence ATGAGCGGCGCCGCCCGTGCGATCGGTCTCCTGCTGGGTGCGGCCGCGGACGTGGTGGTCGGCGACCCGAGGCGGGGGCACCCCGTCGCCGCGTTCGGCACCGTGGCCAGTGGTCTGGAGAAGTTGCTCTACCGCGACGCCCGGCTGCCCGGTGTGGTGCACGTGGTGCTGCTCACCGGCGGTGTGGTGCTGGTCGGCGTCGGGGCGCGGAGGCTGGGCGCGCGCTCGCCGGTGCTGGAGGCCGCGACCACCGCGGTGGCCACCTGGGCGGTGCTCGGCGGCTGTTCGCTGGCCACCGAGGGCACGCTGATGGGCCGCGCGCTGGACGCCGGTGACCTCGCCGCCGCCCGCGAGCGCCTGCCCAACCTGTGCGGGCGCGACCCGGAGTCGCTGAACACGATGGGCCTGGCCCGCGCGACCGTGGAGTCGGTGGCGGAGAACACCTCCGACGCCCAGGTCGCCCCGCTGTTCTGGGGCGCGGTGGCCGGGGTGCCGGGCCTGCTGTTCTACCGGGCGGTCAACACCCTGGACGCGATGGTCGGGCACCGCTCGCCCCGCTACCGCAACTTCGGCTGGGCCGCCGCCCGCCTGGACGACGTGGTCAACCTCATCCCGTCCCGGCTCTCGGCCGTGCTCACCGCGCTGGGCGCCCCGGTGGTGGGCGGTTCGGCCAAGCACGCCTGGCGCACCTGGCGGCTCGACGCCTCCGCGCACCCGAGCCCGAACGCCGGGCAGGTGGAGGCGGCGTTCGCGGGCGCGCTGGAGATCCGCCTGGGCGGGCGCACGGTGTATAAGCACGGCGCGGAGGAGCGGCCGGTGCTGGGCGACGGGCGCAACCCGGACGCCGGGCACGTCACGCGCGCGGTGGAGCTGTCGCGCGTGGTGGGCGTGCTGGCCGCGGTGGTGTCAGCGGCGGTTGCCGTAGCGGTCGGTGGTCTGCGGCACCGGCGCCGGGGCGGGCGCGACGGGCAGTAG